One Bifidobacterium angulatum DSM 20098 = JCM 7096 DNA window includes the following coding sequences:
- a CDS encoding pyroglutamyl-peptidase I produces the protein MQQFSVVISGFDHYDGIEVNPSYEVPRILSQQGVDGLDGVELSISTVSLPVSFSKAWPLLSRTIEETKPDIVVATGLKRAARGILLERCATNIMDSSRPDVDNTAPSLVPIAPGRPAAYWTRLPLRAILGEFTHDSIPATLSSDAGTFVCNSLFYNLLNWASAQDKVLAGFVSLPVVNEEPHPKRGLPMDQLVQACGDVVRESVKYYMRPSSESILIA, from the coding sequence ATGCAGCAGTTCAGCGTGGTGATTTCCGGTTTCGACCATTACGACGGCATCGAGGTCAATCCGTCTTACGAGGTGCCGCGGATACTTTCGCAGCAAGGCGTTGACGGCCTTGACGGGGTGGAGCTTTCCATCAGCACGGTCAGCCTTCCCGTGAGCTTTTCCAAGGCGTGGCCATTGCTGAGCCGGACCATCGAAGAGACGAAGCCGGACATCGTCGTCGCCACCGGGCTCAAGCGTGCGGCCCGTGGCATATTGCTGGAACGCTGCGCCACGAACATCATGGACTCCAGCAGGCCGGATGTGGACAATACGGCGCCGAGCCTTGTGCCCATCGCTCCCGGCCGGCCGGCGGCCTATTGGACGAGACTGCCGTTGCGTGCGATCCTCGGCGAGTTCACCCATGATTCGATTCCTGCCACGTTGAGCTCCGATGCGGGCACGTTCGTATGCAATTCCCTGTTCTACAACCTGCTGAATTGGGCTTCCGCGCAAGACAAGGTGCTGGCCGGCTTCGTCAGTCTGCCTGTAGTGAACGAAGAGCCGCATCCCAAGCGCGGGCTTCCCATGGATCAGCTGGTGCAGGCTTGCGGCGATGTGGTGCGCGAAAGCGTGAAGTACTATATGCGCCCCTCCAGCGAAAGCATTCTTATCGCCTGA